Below is a window of Humulus lupulus chromosome 9, drHumLupu1.1, whole genome shotgun sequence DNA.
CAGCTCCAATCGCGAAGTCACTGGCGTCACACATAAGTTCAAAAGGTAATGACCAGTCGGGTGCTGTGATCACTGGTGCTGTAACAAAGGCTGACTTCAATCTCAAAAATGCCTCTTGACATTCATCAGTAAACTCAAAAGGCCTATTTTGCTCCATCAAGCGCCATAAGGGTTTGGACACCTTTGAAAAATCCTTTATAAAACGCTTGTAAAAGCCAGCATGGCCGAGGAAACTTCTAATTCCTTTTACCGTGGTAGGGGCTGGTAGTTTCTCAATAACTTCCAGTTTAGCTTTGTCAACCTCTATCCCCTTGCTAGACACTTTATGCCCCAATACAATGCCCTCTTgcaccatgaaatggcatttttcccagttCAACACTAGATGGGTTTCTTCGCACCTCTTTAAGACCTTTTCTAAGTTCTCCAAGCAAACTTCAAAAGAATCCCCATAGACAGAGAAATCGTCCATGAATATCTCCAAGATACTCTCAGCCATATCCGAGAAAATAGCCATCATGCACCGCTGAAAtgtggctggtgcattacataacccaaaggGCATCCTCCTAAAAGCGAATGTGCGGTATGGGCAGGTGAAagtagtcttctcttggtcttcagGCGCGATAgatatctgattatacccagaatacccgtCAAGAAAACAAAAGAACTCCTTACCCGCCAAGCGGTCCAACATTTGGTCGATGAAGGGCAAAGGGAAATGGTCCTTTCTAGTGGCTTTGTTCAGTTTTCTATAATCCATACAAACCCGCCACCCAGTAACTGTGCAAGTAGGAATAAGTTAGTTGCTGTCATTTGTAACTACTGTAACACCCCCCTACTTCGGAACACATTGGACAGGACTAACCCAAGTGCTATCGGAAATCGGATAGATTATCCCATAATCAAGCCACTTAATGACATCTTTTCTAACCACGTCCTTCATCACTGGACTCAACCTCCTTTGCTACTCCATAGAGTGAGTACAATCAGCTTCCAGCAAGATCTTGTGCATACACAATGTTGGACTAATCCCTTGAATATCAGCCATTGTCCATCCAATTGCCCTTTTATGCTGCTTCAATAATCTCAGCAATGACTCCTCAGCAACAGACTCCAGACAGCTTGAAATTATTACAGGCAAAGTATCATTGTCGCCCAAGTACACATACTTTAAATGACTAGGCAGTGGCTTTAACTCCAGCTGGGGTGGCTCTTCAACAGATGGTTTGGGTGGCTGGAAGTGCTTTTCTGGCAGATTTAGAGCTTCAAAGACTTTATTGAATTTCTTTACTGGTTGATAAGAATCCACCCATGTAATAATCTGCTCTTCCTCACTACTATAATCCTCCTCATCTACAAAAATCTGGGTACCCATAGCAGCTTTTTCCACACTTCTACTGATTATTTCAGCCACTAAAGTGTCAATAACATCAACTCTAGAGCATTCTTCAACTTCATCCGGAAACTTCATGGCTTTGAATACACTAAAAGTGACTTGCTGGTCATTCACCCGCATAGTAAGTTCTCCGTTCTGTACATCAATGAGAGTACGCCCTGTAGCAAGAAAGGGCCGACCCAATATTATAGGCACTTCTCTATCCGCTTCGTAGTCTAGAATGATGAAGTCGGCCGGAAAGATAAACTTATCAAATTGGACTAGAACATCCTCGATTTTGCCCTCGGGATGAGCCATGGATCTGTCGGCAAGCTGTAATGTAACGGTCGTGGGTCTTGCTTCACCAATACCCAACTTTTTAAAGATTGACATAGGCATAAGGTTGATGCTAGTGCCCAAATCGCATAATGCTCTTCCAACATCTCTACCTCCAATAGAACACGGAATCGTGAAACTGCCAGGATCTTTTAACTTAGGAGGGATCTTGCTTTTCAACATCGCGCTACATCCTTCTGAGAGAGCTACAGTCTCAAACTCCCCCAATCGCCTTTTCTTTGTCAAGATATCCTTTAAGAACTTGACATAATTCGGCATTTGCTCCAATGCTTCGACTAAGGGGATATTAATATGCAACTGTTTCAGTACATCCAAAAACTTTCTGAACTGACCATCCTATTGTTGTTTGCGAAATCACTGCGGAAATGGAAGGGGAGGTTTAGGACCAGAGTTTACTGGAGCAGTTTGCTGACCCTTTGCTGTAGCAACTGGGCCAGTTTCAGCAATTTCCTGGGCAGTTTTGTTACTTGTTTCTCCTTCGCTTTGGATTCAAGTGGGCTCTCCACTACCCTGTATTTCCTCAGAATTTCCCAGATTTTTACCATTCCTCAGCTGAATAGCTTTACAGTGTTATTTCCCATCTCTCCTTGGGTTTTCTGTATCACTAGGCAAAGATCCTTGCGGCCTAGTTTTCATTTCATTGGCTAGCTGGCCGAGCTGCATCTCAAGATTACGAAGAGAAGTTGCTTGGCTCTGTATTACTGCATCGTTCTTAGCCATATACTCCCCCATTAGATTCTCCAAAGAGTTCGGCTGGGAGTTTTGAACATGTTGTGAAGGTCTCGACTGCTGTGAAAAACCTGGTGGATATGCTTGTCTTCCTTGTGCTGGTGCTGtgcttgaacttgctccttgacccccccatgaCAGATTAGGATGATTCTTCCACGCTCGATTGTAAGTGTTAGAATATGGGTTGTTGTTGCGGTTGAAATTCTGATTACCCACATAGCAAACCGAGGCTGGATTTGAAGGACAATTCTCAAAAGTATGCCCGTCCCCACAGTATGATACTTCTGCACTTTGAATGGCAGCAGCTGGCTGAATATTTCCTCccaaactcatattcttcaagatGTTGGTCATTGAGGCCATTTGAGCTGTTAGAGCCGTTAATGCATCTACTTCAAGAACTCCCGCCACCTTTCTACTTGTAGGAGCTCTAGTGTTTGACCATTGATAGTTATTACTTGcaatcctttccaaaatctcaaatgcttcgttgtaagacttggaaagaatggctccattggctgaagcgtccaagaccattcgagaggctgcattgagaccattgtagaatgtctccatttgtatacaatgtggGATATCGTGGTGTGGACATTTTCTTAAAagctctttgaatctttcccacaCGTCACTAGTGGACtcatcttccagctgctgaaaCGAGATAATCTCacttttaaactttgcatttctaGTGGGAGGGAAGTATTTTCTTAGAAATTTCTCAGCCAAGTCATTCCAATTTGTAACCGAAtcgggaggaagggtgttgagccatgatctagctcggtcCCTTAAAGAGAACGGAAATAGCTTCAGCCTCAATGCTTCTTCActcactccttgtagcttgaaagaattgctcacctccaaaaatgaacgaagatggAGCTGAGGATCTTCCGTTGGCATCCCACTAAACTGCCCCACGGTTTGGAGCATTTGAAACATCACTGGCTTGAGCTCGAATTGAGCTGCTTGTATTTCTGGCCTCACAATGCCTGGATttagctcattaaacatgggggcagcgtATTCCCGTATTGCTCTGGCTCTGTCATCCACCAAAACAATGGGATTAGTGACTTGCTGGCCATCCCCCTCTTCATCAACTTGCTCAGCCATAGTGCCTCGGCTGTTAGCCTTTTTAGCCTTCCTCCTTTTTCTGAAAGTGCGTTCGATCTCGGGGTCAATAAGAGCAAGTTCAATGTCCTCTTGCTGGTTCATACACTGTAGGTACTTGAGATTGCACAACCTGAACCAACAAGGTtaaaaacaatgaaaataaactgtaaaatagttgataaaacagaatttaattttacagtccccggcaacggcgccaaaaacttgttgtgaattttctaacgattaaaatatgcgcaagtatacacaatcgacaacaagtaatacagtgatagagtatcaaagttcgtctccacagggacttttaaactaaataaatgaaATATCAACCAAAAACAGTTTACAATTCAGTGACCAAATCAAGAGAAAATTTGAGtgattaattatgaaaataaatgtaaatgagcaatttaattaaactaaaaatcagAGATCAAAATGAAGGAATTCTGTGTAGATTTCAGATACGAGAAAAATAGATCTGGGTGGTTAATTCCCCTCTGTTTCGTTCTAGTTGTTACAGCAATGGCTCAGCAATTATATCACAGTTAACAGATTTCATAAATGCCcagcaagtttttcccaaaacttacACTCTATTATCTATAACCCCCTCAACATATTCCTGCATTAAATCAGGCTATAAACAATCTATCAAGCACCAAATCTTCAGTTATACAAGGCAGCAAAATATTCCTATTCCACTACTCAACATTACCTAAAACTAGGTAgttcttgcatcaattgaatgggttcagctGGATATCCCTTTTCCAAGTAATATCCAGCTCAATAAATGCTAAAtatggccagtaattaacattcaattaacattccagcacattcaattgaacaGTGATATCAAAGCCTTAACCATGCATTCAAAATATTAATTCATAcaaagggttcataaccacccaaatcctCAAAAGCTTAGTTCATAACTGAAATTATAAAGACATAACTAGAACTTAGAAGTTCCATAGAGTATGAGCAGAAAAACTAGATAGGAAATTAATACAAAATGAGAGGTGAAGATTAGAGAGAAAGATGAGTGATGAGCTCAAGTCCCCCTTTAGAGCGTCTGCCTTCTTCTCCTCTGTTTGgtactttttcttctattttttttctttcttctctctgtaCTTCTCTCTAGAAAAATATCCAGAATACTTCAATGATGATGGGTGTCCTTCAATATTTGGGCTGCCTCCTTTTTAGGGTACTTGGTTTACCCTAATTAGTATGTCAAAGTCAATTGTGCCCTCTTGTCCTCTGCCACACCATCCAGCTGACTCATTGTACAACATTCTCGCCACCTAGGCATCACTTATTCTTCATTAAGTCCAGCTGGAATTTGTCACGTTTCTTCACTGGTCCCTGCCGATTGCTACGTTGTGGTTGCTACAGCATTGATAGAACAACAACATGTTATTTCCAGATTTGTTACCCTTCTTGATCCAAAGTTCCCGATCACCTATTCCAGCCTCCTTTCCTGTTTAACACATACACTAAACTACATAAATCACTCAAAAAATATGACAATGCAAACACAAGGTCCCTAGCTACACAGGCACACTAAATTATACACAATTACACGAAATACAAATGCATTACTCTTTTGTTTGGTAtgaaaattaagtttaaagatataaaaataactctaaatcttaGAGTTATCACCTGCAcccgtagcacctgtgagccaaggcccagcaagaaaaccaaaacaacaaTCACATGTAGCAATAAGgatattcaatcaagcttatctcataTAAACATAAAGTAGAGTACGGATATTCAATTAATCAATGTCAATCACATAATCCCAAGAAATCaagttggcacccttaggccgagccccctGACGATCAAGCTGGCCCCAACTCACTTAGGCTGGGTCGCGCTCAATATGCTTACCATTAGCCCTGAATCCCTTAGGCTGGTTATTCTTTTATGACAAACAAATCTTACAAACATATATTACAAGCAACCAATAATTGAGAATCTCAGTCTCGTTCACACCCAcgcatggtgcagttttcttattcCAAGCGAAGATAatagaacggtcccgagcacgatcctcagtcctaagccttggcgataaacctagtcatagtggtCAATGGGTAAATATCAAcatctaatccaaataaatacttaggagataaaaacttgcctctgggacctcaatttctactaaaccgggtattaGGAACTATCCTGAGCGCCTATGTTCGAGCCCTCGAGCCTTACCAAACCTAGAAACCAATCTAAGGCAAAAATCCCTAGGCGAGCCACGACCTAGCCCCAAGGGTTGCGACTTACCCCTAAGTTAGAGGCTATAACCCCAAGCCTCAAggggaggtgggccgcgacttgctccCCAAGGTCACGGCCCGCCCGCAAACAAAGAGCACACCGAGGGCTTGATGGGCACACGCGCTGTGGcgcgcccccttcgaacccagaaatacTGGGTTTTCTTCAAACTTCTCACAGCCAATTTTCCCATAATtcaaactcaaaagaacctcCCAACCACAACAAAGCCCAGCTACAGGTTAGGAcctttaatcacatattttatttataaaattcctAACAATTATACTAAAATCAATACCCCAATTCAGTGGAAATCAACACCCAAATCAGAACTAACCAAGCACCTATAATTCTATCTAAATCCAACCAGAAACTCAAAGATGAAGATCTAGAATTTTACTTCAATCACAGCTCAATTCTCGAATACCCTAGCTAAAGTCCCTGGGTTGTGGATTCAATTTTTTCAAGGCTTTCCCCCTCAGATTTTTCCTAAGATTTTCCTCAGCTTGAACCAACTCAAAACCAGCTTAATCACCAGCTGAACTTCTTCAAGCTCTAACCTTCAATCAACCCCTTTCCTTCCCTTAGCTTCAAAAcacaagtgagagagagagagagaaagagtaaaATCGTGAGGGAGGGAGAAAGGAAGAGCTGAGAGCTTCCAAGTAATTTTTGGCTAAGTCTAGAATCAAAAGAGATATATCATTTAACCCCTAgaaaaagactattttgccctcccatatATTACTTAGCCCTTAAGTTGCTCTAAGGATAAAATGATCATTTCCCcagttctcgctaattcctccaatgttcctaatatttacaaGTTAATTCCTAAATACTTATTctttactcaataaatcccaagtaTTCCCTAAATTATaagaaaatacccctaggctccccccgagctggGTACGAAACCCCGCTGttactatttcgctaatctgctcactagggccgtctctagccatatactgcaaatatatccacataataatgtgctctcaacaatttatcacatataatcacatttatgcgttcaacaggccaaaattacaaatatgcccataaaAGCTAGAAAGGCCCCCgagcatatttaatactcataaacatgcatataatatatccatatgatcatattaatcatgcatgccacataatcatgcatttaaccatttaatcatacatataccaattatgcccttttGACATGCTAATAAAGGACCTTAAgacttattagtgattttgggtcattacatgcgtgattatgtggcatgcatgattaatatgattataggaatatatgttatatgcatgtgagccctttatagcttataagggcatatttgaaattttggcccgttttgggcataaatgttattatatgtgaaAAATGGTTGGGATCACATTATAAtctggatatatttgcagcatttgGCTCGAGAGGATCCTATTGAGCGAATTAgcgaatagtcacagcggggtttaatacccggctcgaggggagcctaggggtatatttGGGAATTTGGAGAAGATTTTTGGATTAATTAAATATGGGATAGGTATTTGGTAGTTAATTGAatgacgagattaattggtaGGTATTAGAAACATTTGACGAGTTAGCTGGAGCAGGAAAGAAAacactattttacccttagagtaATTAAATGGCTAAGTAGTTTAGGggaggacattttggtcattttgttgTTGGGGATGTGATCAGCAAAGGTACTAGAAGATGTCAGAATCCACTAGACACAAAGATGCTTTGAACACTCTCTCTCCCGCCCCTTCTATACGATTCTCTCTCTCATGCTTGAAGAGTTCTTGCTGAACTGAAGGTTAAGGCTAAGGAATTCAGTGCGGAAAGCTTGGGAACTTAAACTCAGGGATTGGAAGATTGAAGCTGAGAAGTCTATCAGCCAATTAAGGTGAGTTTATGTCTTTGATTATGTTAGAGAATTTAGATCATTAGGCTGAAGTTAAGCTGAGTATTGGGTGATGAATTTCTACTAATTTGGGATGGTGATTTCAGTAGGATTGTTAAGGTTTTGTGTTTAAATGTCCTAAGTTCATAGCTAAGCTTGGTTTTCAGTTAGAGTGTTTATTAAAGTCAAATTATTCGGTTTTGGTTGGGAAAGATGTTggggaaacccagaaattttgggcaaaagggggcgcgccgcgacccatatACCCAGAACGCCTGGGTGTGCTGTCTGATTTGAGGGCGCGCTACGACCCTAGGGGGAAAATCACGGCCCGCCACCCCTGAAGCTTGAGGATTGAGCTTCTGACTTGGGGCACATCACGACCCTTAGGGTCAGGTCGCGTCTCGCCTAGGGGTTTTTGCCTTAGGTtggtttctaggattggtaaggctcgagggttcgaacctaggcgcttgggatgatttctactaccagcttagtagaaatcaaggtcctggaggctagtttttgcctcctaagtatttatttggattagaaattgatgattactCATTGGCCACTAttactaggtttatcgccaagtcTCAgaactaaggatcgtgctcggggccgTTCTGTATCCTTCGcatggaattcaaggtaagaaaactgcacccttgtgtgactatattgggactgagattccctgtatcttAGTATATGTGTTGTGTAACTGTGATAATGTTATTCGAAACATGAAATGAActgcctaagagagtcggggctgatgattTGCGCATAGGACGTGGTTTGGCTACTGTGAGCCAGGGCCAGCTAGATAAACAAAGGACTCGCCCTAAGCGAACGGGAGTCAgttgagtaaacagagggctcgacctaagcaTGCTGACCATGAGTACTTGTATATTGGTTGAGATATATTACTGAATGTACATGTTTACTATTGTCGTATTGATGCTTATGATTTGTAGGCCTTTTCAATGACTATCTTATGATTGATTGGATGCTATTACTTGTTATGTATTtcctgttatggttttcttgctgggccttggctcacgggtgctacgtggtgcaggtaaatgcaagggtaagctggaccaaccatgagttggagagctctgggggcgaggtgtacattgtcagatGCTTGTCCGCCATGACCGAGGGAAAGTATAGGGACAGAGCCTAAAATTTTTATTTTGCCATAATAGTGGCCactggttgtatataacttttgagaattgtaaatttgtctcttaaaccttgtttttaggatcccatgtaccaaacatatattttaatgaaaattaatcgtttatgttcaaaatcttttaaacctaacctggtAATTGACCTTAGGATCATATTACTATTCAAATGATCTTAGGATCACATTTCTAGTAATTGAtcttagcaagtcttacactatttaaaatacattgtGTAACGGTCtgggttatccagggcattacaagccAAGATTAAATGATCCGTGCAGGGGCAAAAATGTAACAGGACAGTTGTCAAAGTCCTTGAAACCCGAACTTAACCCAATTACAGACGGCCACGTGTTCAACACACGAGTAGTAGGCAGCCATGATTTTacatgacagaagcctaaaagcccctactgtgtgtgTCAGAAAGTGATGACGTCAAGCACGGGCAGGAGCTCGGGTGATAAATGTTGTatcctaaaaattagcacgagtttaatcaCTCATCTAGGGGTACAGAGTTAGGACTTGACAACCCGACATTCAGGTAATTGGCAGGTCACCTCTTAGGATGACAACCCAGTTTGAGACATGTAGCGGCCTTATCCCCTTTAGGGCACTCTGAATATGTTcaactcgtggaaacctggtaATGATGATGCATACAGAAGGATCTCGAGAGAGTCGGAGGCActctatacgctcattaatgaccaggctgTATTGCATATTTATTGTCCGAGATAACATGAGTATATTCTattaggcaatcatatccctatgtaaatgggaattatatgtattaaatgtat
It encodes the following:
- the LOC133799621 gene encoding uncharacterized protein LOC133799621 gives rise to the protein MPNYVKFLKDILTKKRRLGEFETVALSEGCSAMLKSKIPPKLKDPGSFTIPCSIGGRDVGRALCDLGTSINLMPMSIFKKLGIGEARPTTVTLQLADRSMAHPEGKIEDVLVQFDKFIFPADFIILDYEADREVPIILGRPFLATGRTLIDVQNGELTMRVNDQQVTFSVFKAMKFPDEVEECSRVDVIDTLVAEIISRSVEKAAMGTQIFVDEEDYSSEEEQIITWVDSYQPVKKFNKVFEALNLPEKHFQPPKPSVEEPPQLELKPLPSHLKYVYLGDNDTLPVIISSCLESVAEESLLRLLKQHKRAIGWTMADIQGISPTLCMHKILLEADCTHSME